One stretch of Daphnia pulicaria isolate SC F1-1A chromosome 8, SC_F0-13Bv2, whole genome shotgun sequence DNA includes these proteins:
- the LOC124310890 gene encoding calphotin-like has protein sequence MTPAKFGAVVLLACFAVAFGTDMDQDAMETRHKKMGHRAAPAHYAPQPAYGAPHPPAYGAHPPAYGAAPSKAKAPKAPKAPKAPKRPHHAPVYAAPAPYAAPAYAPPAYAPPAYAPPAYAPPAYAPPAPAYAAPVQHRPVVYAAPKAKTPKAPKAPKAKAQRAPAYHPAPLPYRPPAPAPVRPVYAAPPKAKAPKALKSKAHRAPVYSAPRPAAYSAPKAKAPKSKGHPAPAYRPQPVYGAHPPMKAHHMVVYAPPAASSYSAPAAPSYPAPAAPSYPAPAAPSYPAPSYPAPSYPAPSAPSYPAPAAPSYPAPAAPSYPAPAAPSYVPPAAPSYAVPEPVFVPDHAPQPAYGSSPAQWVEPAVSQWTAPPAAPQTSSAQSLLDLPWPKPLGWTDSMAHMMMPMTNEVFVEPAQPSYGSAPVPVPEAPSMLEMPWPVPVYGVAPVEPEFVVAPAPVEPEIIFESVPVEPEIVVEPYEPAEEPAVPIAEPAPMVVEVPEEIVLIAVPEAPAPVEVISIVETVVATTEAPQPIVEVISIAEAVTPEVVPIAEPEIILVEPVAPEVVEPAPEVVVVVDTVTEAAPEIEVVAVPVPEVVEVVPEVAPVAEIAAPVEEIVEAVPEVGLVVEIVTEAAPEIAVVAVPTPEVVEPEVPEVAPVAETVTEAVVEVASEAAPVVEIVSEAAVVATPAPEVIEVAPVIAEVAPVVAEIAPAVSPVEAEAPSLVYLPPAPTVSAPEPEVAISIASPAAEEVAAPVLAVVEPVEEIVSTAKPVTEAAPAVSLVPEPVVEEVVEIQKPVVEEVIVLPESVPAVELPSIEYLPPLLTPTAPAVAPVVEEVVSIVEVKPEVIEEVVVVPETEPVVEQVVVVPEPEAVVEQVVVTEKPAPVIELSLEYLPPVVSIAEVKPEVVVVPEVKPEIVEEVVVVVEEVKPEVIVEEVAVVPEVKPEPVVAELPSLEYLPPVEAKPAAIPEVVTAAPQISAPATTVPSIASVEIPSLEYLPPQAIAARKIRFAAWRTN, from the exons ATGACTCCGGCGAAG TTTGGTGCCGTGGTTTTGCTCGCGTGCTTTGCGGTCGCTTTCGGCACCGACATGGATCAGGATGCCATGGAGACGAGACACAAGAAAATGGGACATCGCGCAGCTCCAGCGCATTACGCTCCTCAACCTGCCTACGGTGCTCCTCATCCACCTGCGTATGGTGCTCATCCACCCGCTTACGGTGCTGCCCCGTCTAAAGCCAAGGCCCCAAAAGCACCAAAAGCCCCAAAGGCACCCAAGCGTCCACATCACGCTCCTGTTTATGCTGCTCCGGCTCCTTATGCGGCACCAGCGTATGCCCCACCAGCGTATGCCCCACCAGCGTATGCCCCACCAGCGTATGCCCCACCAGCGTATGCCCCACCAGCTCCAGCGTATGCTGCACCAGTTCAGCATCGACCTGTTGTTTACGCAGCTCCTAAAGCCAAAACTCCAAAGGCCCCGAAAGCTCCTAAAGCCAAAGCCCAGCGCGCTCCAGCATACCACCCGGCTCCACTGCCCTACCGACCACCAGCTCCAGCTCCAGTTCGACCAGTCTATGCAGCTCCACCTAAAGCTAAAGCTCCTAAGGCACTGAAATCCAAAGCTCATCGTGCTCCTGTTTATTCTGCCCCAAGGCCAGCTGCCTATTCCGCCCCGAAAGCTAAAGCTCCCAAGTCCAAGGGACATCCAGCACCAGCATATCGCCCTCAGCCGGTTTATGGTGCCCATCCACCAATGAAGGCCCATCATATGGTCGTGTACGCTCCTCCAGCAGCTTCATCTTACTCAGCCCCAGCAGCTCCTTCTTATCCAGCCCCTGCAGCTCCTTCCTATCCAGCCCCTGCAGCTCCTTCCTATCCAGCTCCGTCTTATCCAGCTCCGTCTTATCCAGCTCCATCAGCTCCCTCTTATCCAGCCCCGGCAGCTCCCTCTTATCCAGCCCCAGCAGCACCATCTTATCCAGCTCCCGCTGCCCCTTCATACGTTCCTCCTGCTGCCCCATCTTATGCAGTTCCCGAGCCCGTTTTTGTTCCAGATCATGCCCCTCAGCCAGCTTACGGCTCGTCACCAGCCCAATGGGTTGAACCAGCTGTTTCTCAATGGACTGCACCACCCGCTGCACCTCAAACTAGCTCAGCTCAGAGCTTGCTCGATCTTCCTTGGCCG AAACCCCTTGGCTGGACTGACTCGATGGCTCACATGATGATGCCAATGACTAACGAAGTTTTCGTTGAACCTGCACAACCTTCTTATGGATCTGCTCCAGTCCCCGTTCCGGAAGCCCCTTCCATGTTAGAGATGCCATGGCCAGTACCCGTCTACGGTGTGGCTCCAGTTGAACCTGAATTTGTCGTTGCACCAGCACCAGTAGAACCCGAAATTATCTTTGAATCGGTTCCTGTTGAACCCGAAATTGTCGTTGAACCGTATGAGCCAGCTGAAGAACCTGCTGTCCCAATTGCCGAACCGGCCCCAATGGTCGTAGAGGTCCCCGAAGAAATTGTGTTGATTGCTGTACCGGAAGCACCAGCACCAGTAGAAGTTATTTCTATTGTCGAAACTGTTGTTGCAACAACGGAAGCCCCTCAACCTATCGTAGAAGTTATTTCTATTGCCGAAGCCGTCACTCCAGAAGTCGTCCCCATTGCCGAACCGGAAATTATTTTAGTCGAGCCTGTTGCCCCCGAAGTAGTTGAGCCCGCTCCGgaagttgttgtcgttgtcgaCACCGTGACGGAAGCAGCTCCTGAAATTGAAGTTGTCGCCGTTCCAGTTCCGGAAGTTGTCGAAGTGGTGCCAGAGGTCGCCCCAGTTGCCGAAATTGCCGCTCCGGTTGAAGAAATCGTTGAAGCAGTACCAGAGGTGGGCCTAGTTGTTGAAATCGTAACAGAAGCAGCTCCTGAAATTGCAGTTGTCGCCGTTCCGACACCGGAAGTTGTTGAGCCAGAAGTACCCGAAGTTGCCCCCGTTGCTGAAACTGTGACAGAAGCAGTCGTTGAAGTCGCATCAGAAGCCGCACCGGTCGTCGAAATCGTGTCGGAAGCAGCTGTTGTTGCCACTCCGGCACCAGAAGTTATTGAGGTTGCTCCCGTTATTGCCGAAGTTGCTCCTGTTGTTGCCGAAATTGCTCCTGCTGTTTCCCCCGTCGAAGCGGAAGCTCCATCTCTGGTATACTTGCCTCCTGCACCAACTGTCTCTGCTCCTGAGCCAGAAGTGGCCATTTCTATAGCGTCCCCTGCCGCTGAAGAAGTTGCTGCTCCAGTTTTGGCTGTTGTTGAACCGGTCGAGGAAATTGTCAGCACTGCCAAACCAGTTACTGAAGCAGCACCAGCAGTTTCACTGGTACCAGAACCAGTGGTCgaagaagttgttgaaatccaGAAACCAGTTGTTGAGGAGGTGATCGTATTACCCGAGTCAGTACCAGCTGTAGAATTACCATCGATTGAATATCTTCCACCACTTCTGACTCCCACCGCACCTGCAGTCGCACCAGTTGTCGAAGAAGTTGTTTCCATCGTTGAAGTGAAACCAGAGGTCATCGAAGAAGTAGTCGTTGTTCCGGAAACGGAGCCTGTCGTCGAGCAAGTAGTCGTCGTCCCAGAACCGGAGGCTGTCGTCGAACAAGTCGTCGTAACCGAGAAGCCAGCACCAGTTATCGAGTTGTCTCTTGAATATCTTCCTCCAGTCGTTTCCATCGCCGAAGTGAAACCAGAAGTCGTCGTTGTTCCCGAAGTGAAACCAGAGATCGTTGAagaagtcgtcgtcgtcgttgaagAAGTGAAACCAGAAGTCATCGTCGAGGAAGTTGCTGTCGTCCCTGAAGTAAAGCCGGAACCAGTCGTAGCAGAGTTGCCATCGCTCGAGTACCTCCCACCCGTTGAAGCGAAACCTGCCGCCATCCCAGAGGTGGTAACTGCGGCCCCGCAAATCTCTGCGCCAGCGACTACCGTACCGTCAATCGCCAGTGTGGAGATTCCTTCGCTAGAGTACCTCCCACCTCAAGCGATCGCTGCCAGAAAAATTCGGTTTGCGGCATGGagaacaaattaa